A genomic segment from Nocardiopsis sp. Huas11 encodes:
- a CDS encoding metal-dependent transcriptional regulator, with the protein MGDTPTRPSTSAEDYVKVVYDLQERGTGPVTISGMAERLSVSNSSVSGMLRKLSEMGLVEHQRYGAVSLTESGTRAALAVLRRHRLLETYLVAELGYSWDEVHDEAEILEHVVSDKFVDRIAAHLGDPVVDPHGDPIPTREGDIVERESFLLSEAEQGTRGVIVRVNDTDPDLLRYLADIDIGIGMTVEVLKRQAFAGSLQISVRPAEGAPERPQDLGLVAAEALWISPDAK; encoded by the coding sequence ATGGGAGACACACCGACACGACCGTCCACGTCGGCAGAGGACTACGTGAAGGTCGTCTACGACCTCCAGGAGCGCGGCACCGGCCCGGTGACGATCTCCGGAATGGCCGAACGGCTGTCGGTGTCCAACTCCTCGGTCTCGGGCATGCTCCGCAAGCTGAGCGAGATGGGCCTGGTGGAGCACCAGCGCTACGGGGCGGTCAGCCTCACCGAGTCCGGCACCCGGGCGGCGCTCGCCGTCCTGCGGCGGCACCGGCTGCTGGAGACCTACCTCGTCGCCGAGCTCGGCTACTCCTGGGACGAGGTGCACGACGAGGCCGAGATCCTCGAACACGTGGTCTCGGACAAGTTCGTCGACCGGATCGCCGCCCACCTGGGCGACCCGGTGGTGGACCCGCACGGCGACCCCATCCCCACCCGCGAGGGCGACATCGTCGAGAGGGAGTCCTTCCTGCTGTCGGAGGCCGAACAGGGCACCCGCGGCGTGATCGTGCGGGTCAACGACACCGACCCCGACCTCCTGCGCTACCTCGCCGACATCGACATCGGCATCGGCATGACCGTGGAGGTCCTCAAGCGCCAGGCCTTCGCCGGATCGCTGCAGATCTCCGTGCGCCCCGCGGAGGGCGCGCCGGAGCGGCCGCAGGACCTCGGCCTGGTCGCCGCCGAGGCCCTGTGGATCAGCCCGGACGCCAAGTAG
- a CDS encoding alkaline phosphatase: MSGTVPSPHGSPDQTPVVPSARTRSASAPATTRRQVLVGGAVGLGAAALVGLGAPAAHASPVRRGWARVSDPFTLGVASGDPLPDGVVLWTRLAPDPLAENGLGGMPDRRAQVLWQVSEHEDFRGITASGHVETGPEAAYSVHVEVNGLRPGADYFYRFRTGNEISPVGRTRTAPAPGSSPERFSFAFASCQNYTHGHYTAQAHLAQEDLDLVAFLGDYIYEGGGQGTIGRGHLPAYETTSLSDYRIRHAQYKTDEGLQAAHAAFPWAVVFDDHEVENNWADDTSYGEDVDPEEFLRRRARAFQAYYEHMPLRSAQRPHGPDLQLFRRLSFGDLFDLHLLDTRQYRSVQAEDGERDDPARTLLGQRQREWLFDGLANSGARWNVLAQQVFFSQRDFTDGDDATYSDDAWDNYRVERDSVRDRLASTANPVVVTGDVHANYVCDVKADFDDPDSATVATELVGTSFTSGGDGMDQRPTDAVQLQENPHIHYINRRRGYVRNVVTPTEWTADYRVVDYVSEPGAPIGDLARFVIDEGTPGVRPRG; this comes from the coding sequence ATGTCCGGTACCGTCCCCTCCCCCCACGGCTCCCCCGACCAGACCCCTGTCGTGCCCTCCGCCCGCACCCGATCCGCCTCCGCGCCCGCCACGACCCGCCGCCAGGTCCTGGTCGGCGGAGCCGTGGGCCTGGGCGCGGCCGCCCTGGTGGGCCTCGGCGCGCCCGCCGCGCACGCGAGCCCCGTCCGCCGGGGGTGGGCGCGCGTGTCCGACCCCTTCACCCTCGGCGTCGCCTCCGGCGACCCGCTGCCCGACGGCGTCGTGCTGTGGACGAGGCTGGCCCCGGACCCCCTGGCCGAGAACGGTCTGGGCGGCATGCCCGACCGGCGGGCCCAGGTCCTCTGGCAGGTGTCCGAGCACGAGGACTTCCGCGGCATCACCGCCTCCGGGCACGTCGAGACGGGCCCCGAGGCGGCGTACTCGGTCCACGTGGAGGTCAACGGCCTGCGTCCCGGAGCGGACTACTTCTACCGCTTCCGCACGGGCAACGAGATCAGCCCGGTCGGCCGGACCAGGACCGCCCCGGCGCCCGGCTCCTCCCCGGAGCGGTTCTCCTTCGCGTTCGCCAGCTGCCAGAACTACACCCATGGCCACTACACCGCGCAGGCCCACCTGGCGCAGGAGGACCTGGACCTGGTGGCCTTCCTCGGCGACTACATCTACGAGGGCGGCGGCCAGGGCACCATCGGCCGCGGCCACCTGCCGGCCTACGAGACCACCTCGCTGTCCGACTACCGGATCAGGCACGCCCAGTACAAGACCGACGAGGGGCTGCAGGCCGCGCACGCCGCCTTCCCCTGGGCGGTGGTCTTCGACGACCACGAGGTCGAGAACAACTGGGCGGACGACACCTCCTACGGGGAGGACGTGGACCCCGAGGAGTTCCTGCGCCGGCGCGCACGCGCCTTCCAGGCCTACTACGAGCACATGCCGCTGCGCTCGGCCCAGCGCCCCCACGGGCCGGACCTGCAGCTGTTCCGCCGGCTCTCCTTCGGCGACCTCTTCGACCTGCACCTGCTCGACACCCGCCAGTACCGCAGCGTCCAGGCCGAGGACGGCGAACGCGACGACCCCGCGCGGACGCTGCTCGGACAGCGGCAGCGCGAGTGGCTCTTCGACGGCCTGGCGAACTCGGGGGCGCGCTGGAACGTCCTGGCCCAGCAGGTGTTCTTCTCCCAGCGCGACTTCACCGACGGCGACGACGCCACCTACAGCGACGACGCCTGGGACAACTACCGGGTGGAGCGGGACAGTGTCCGCGACCGGCTCGCCTCCACCGCCAACCCCGTCGTGGTCACCGGCGACGTGCACGCCAACTACGTCTGCGACGTCAAGGCCGACTTCGACGACCCGGACTCGGCGACGGTGGCCACCGAACTGGTGGGCACCTCCTTCACCAGCGGCGGCGACGGCATGGACCAGCGGCCCACGGACGCCGTCCAGCTCCAGGAGAACCCGCACATCCACTACATCAACCGCCGGCGCGGCTACGTGCGCAACGTGGTCACGCCCACCGAGTGGACCGCCGACTACAGAGTCGTGGACTACGTGAGCGAGCCGGGGGCGCCGATCGGCGACCTGGCCCGGTTCGTCATCGACGAGGGCACTCCGGGCGTGCGCCCGCGCGGCTGA
- a CDS encoding pyridoxamine 5'-phosphate oxidase family protein has translation MAKIFDTITDRMARFLLAQPVFFVGTAPLDGDGHVNVSPKGMSGTFAVLGERSAAYLDYTGSGAETIAHLRENGRIVLMFCAFDGPPNIVRLHGRGRVVLPSDAGFDELRAHFPKERTTGQRSVIVVDVERISDSCGFSVPLMDLRGDRDLLDRHHERQGPDSFARYWHERNAASIDGLPALPQEPVG, from the coding sequence ATGGCCAAGATATTCGACACCATCACCGACCGGATGGCGCGGTTCCTCCTCGCCCAGCCGGTCTTCTTCGTCGGAACCGCGCCGTTGGACGGCGACGGCCACGTCAACGTCTCCCCCAAGGGCATGAGCGGTACCTTCGCCGTCCTGGGAGAGCGCAGCGCGGCCTACCTCGACTACACGGGATCGGGCGCCGAGACCATCGCGCACCTGCGCGAGAACGGCCGGATCGTGCTGATGTTCTGTGCCTTCGACGGTCCGCCCAACATCGTGCGCCTGCACGGCCGCGGACGTGTCGTCCTGCCCTCCGATGCCGGGTTCGATGAGCTGCGCGCCCACTTCCCCAAGGAGCGCACCACCGGACAGCGCTCGGTCATCGTCGTCGACGTCGAGCGCATCTCCGACTCCTGCGGCTTCTCCGTGCCGCTGATGGACCTGCGCGGCGACCGCGACCTGCTGGACCGCCACCATGAGCGCCAGGGCCCGGACTCCTTCGCCCGCTACTGGCACGAACGCAACGCCGCCAGCATCGACGGCCTGCCCGCCCTCCCCCAGGAGCCGGTCGGCTGA
- a CDS encoding Lrp/AsnC family transcriptional regulator, producing MDDVDRKILAELQTDGRLSVTDLAARVRLSVSPCHRRLRELERSGVISGYRAVVDAEAVGLGFQALVFVTMRQEDRDTVSAFEEAVAAIPQVLQAERLFGDPDYLLRVVSADLAAFRELYDESLAALPGVQHLSSTLVMKHVVRARPMPA from the coding sequence ATGGACGACGTCGACCGCAAGATCCTTGCCGAGCTCCAGACCGACGGCCGGCTGAGCGTCACCGACCTGGCCGCCCGCGTACGGCTCAGCGTCTCGCCCTGCCACCGGCGGCTGCGCGAACTCGAACGCTCCGGTGTGATCAGCGGCTACCGCGCCGTCGTCGACGCCGAGGCCGTCGGCCTGGGCTTTCAGGCACTCGTCTTCGTCACCATGCGCCAGGAGGACCGGGACACCGTCTCGGCGTTCGAGGAGGCGGTCGCCGCCATCCCCCAGGTCCTGCAGGCCGAGCGCCTCTTCGGCGACCCCGACTACCTGCTGCGCGTGGTCAGTGCCGACCTGGCCGCGTTCCGGGAGCTCTACGACGAGTCGCTGGCGGCCCTTCCCGGCGTGCAGCACCTCAGCTCCACGCTCGTGATGAAGCACGTCGTGCGGGCCCGCCCGATGCCCGCCTGA